A stretch of Brachyhypopomus gauderio isolate BG-103 chromosome 3, BGAUD_0.2, whole genome shotgun sequence DNA encodes these proteins:
- the apba1a gene encoding amyloid-beta A4 precursor protein-binding family A member 1 isoform X3 yields MSHQEAPPGQELIEAAEADLDRRLLDSQQLPSHRRRHDNSGRSRNHHNGHAGDGQQRYRRHEGSEGSGRPRASRRSPEEGGVEQQPIPRPAVTRYRRQGDTEARLRAQQQRQRQRERQQREAEQQREAEQQREAEQQREAEQRAEQPPQPPPQEPEEAEEDEEGGSALARSASTESGFHNHTDRAEGDAAMALEAEPEDEATYGLPLRPEAEEYTESAESQQHVGPADQAQDPPLPPPLPRDPLPNVERPARRDAEALNPSYANYVYAQPPYRGPGPEGQPRAEDQPYSEPYGDYAVQEHVYEEIPDTGGQTEGRTPQQQQRRSDFRLFERDSYRQQEAVGSRLHHYDERSDGESDSPEKEAEFAPYPRADSCDQEEDIDQIVAEVKESLSSHSLELQAAGLDGEQDGDEWPESEHHDRARADEGQDLEGKAGKGEELPANSPSEETASARNTRQKRDAISLAIKDIKEAIEEVKTRTVRSPYTPDEPKEPIWVMRQDLSPTVESLQPSLGGDSPGSDTASPQGAESSSSHPLLDDSLESSPANKETRRSIASFPTYVEVPGPCDPEDLIDGIIFAANYLGSTQLLSDKTPSKNVRMMQAQEAVSRIKQAPEDEAQPMTEVDLFISTQRIKVLNADSQETMMDHPLRTISYIADIGNIVVLMARRRMPRSDSQENLEASDPAQDEKRQYKMICHVFESEDAQLIAQSIGQAFSVAYQEFLRANGINPEDLSQKEYSDLLNTQDMYNDDLVHFSKSENCKDVYIEKQKGEILGVVIVESGWGSILPTVIIANMMHAGPAEKSGRLNIGDQIMSINGTSLVGLPLSTCQSIIKGLKNQSRIKLNIVRCPPVTTVLIRRPDLRYQLGFSVQNGIICSLMRGGIAERGGVRVGHRIIEINSQSVVATPHEKIVHILSSAVGEIHMKTMPAAMYRLLTAQEQPVYI; encoded by the exons ATGAGCCACCAGGAGGCGCCACCGGGCCAGGAGCTGATCGAGGCGGCCGAGGCCGACCTGGACCGGCGGTTGCTCGACAGCCAGCAGCTTCCTTCCCACCGCAGACGCCATGACAACTCGGGCCGTTCTCGCAACCACCACAACGGGCACGCCGGAGACGGTCAGCAGCGGTACCGCAGACACGAGGGCTCGGAAGGGAGCGGACGCCCACGCGCCTCCCGCAGGAGTCCTGAAGAGGGCGGCGTGGAGCAGCAGCCCATCCCACGCCCCGCGGTGACACGCTACCGGCGACAGGGCGATACGGAGGCGCGGCTCAGGGCTCAGCaacagagacagaggcagagggAGCGGCAGCAGAGGGAGGCGGAGCAGCAGAGGGAGGCGGAGCAGCAGAGGGAGGCGGAGCAGCAGAGGGAGGCGGAGCAGAGGGCAGAGCAGCCTCCTCAGCCACCGCCACAGGAGCCCGAGGAGGCCGAAGAGGACGAGGAAGGAGGCAGCGCTCTGGCCCGCTCGGCCAGCACCGAGAGCGGCTTCCACAACCACACGGATCGGGCCGAGGGCGACGCGGCCATGGCCCTGGAGGCGGAGCCCGAGGACGAGGCCACGTACGGGCTCCCGCTGCGGCCCGAAGCCGAAGAGTACACGGAGAGCGCGGAGTCGCAGCAGCACGTGGGCCCGGCCGACCAGGCCCAGGACCCGCCCCtgcccccgcccctcccccgcgACCCCCTGCCCAACGTGGAGCGGCCGGCCAGGCGTGACGCCGAGGCGCTCAACCCCAGCTACGCCAACTACGTTTACGCCCAGCCGCCGTACCGCGGCCCGGGACCCGAGGGCCAGCCCCGGGCTGAGGACCAGCCCTATTCCGAACCTTACGGCGACTACGCCGTGCAGGAGCACGTGTACGAGGAGATCCCCGACACCGGCGGGCAGACGGAGGGCCGGACGCCGCAGCAGCAACAGAGGCGTAGCGACTTCCGCCTGTTCGAGCGCGACTCGTACCGACAGCAGGAGGCGGTGGGCTCGCGGCTGCACCACTACGACGAGCGCTCGGACGGCGAGTCGGACAGCCCCGAGAAGGAGGCGGAGTTTGCGCCGTACCCACGGGCCGACAGCTGCGACCAGGAGGAGGACATCGACCAGATCGTGGCGGAGGTGAAGGAGAGCCTGAGCTCACACAGCCTGGAGCTGCAGGCCGCCGGCCTGGACGGGGAGCAGGACGGGGACGAGTGGCCCGAGTCTGAGCACCACGACCGGGCCCGGGCCGACGAGGGCCAGGACCTGGAGGGTAAAGCGGGGAAAGGGGAGGAGCTTCCCGCGAACAGCCCCTCCGAGGAGACGGCGTCGGCCAGGAACACCCGACAGAAGAGGGACGCCATCTCTCTGGCCATCAAGGACATCAAGGAGGCCATCGAGGAGGTGAAGACCAGGACGGTGCGTTCTCCCTACACTCCTGATGAGCCAAAAGAGCCCATCTGGGTGATGAGGCAGGACCTGAGCCCCACAGTGGAGTCCCTGCAGCCGTCACTAGGGGGCGAT tccCCAGGTTCAGACACCGCCTCTCCACAGGGGGCGGAGTCTTCCAGTAGCCACCCTTTGCTGGATGACAGCCTTGAATCATCACCCGCCAACAAAGAG ACAAGAAGAAGCATAGCCTCATTCCCAACATATGTGGAAG TTCCTGGCCCTTGTGACCCGGAGGACCTCATTGATGGCATCATCTTCGCTGCCAACTACCTGGGATCCACGCAGCTGCTGTCGGACAAGACGCCTTCAAAGAACGTCCGCATGATGCAGGCCCAGGAGGCCGTGAGCCGGATCAAG CAGGCCCCCGAGGACGAGGCCCAACCCATGACTGAGGTGGATCTCTTCATTTCCACTCAGAGAATCAAAGTGCTGAATGCTGACTCCCAG GAGACCATGATGGACCATCCTCTGAGGACCATCTCCTACATCGCAGACATCGGGAACATCGTGGTGCTGATGGCCCGGAGAAGAATGCCCCGGTCCGACTCCCAGGAGAACCTGGAGGCCTCCGACCCGGCCCAGGACGAGAAGCGGCAGTACAAGATGATCTGTCACGTGTTCGAGTCTGAAGAT GCACAGCTCATAGCTCAGTCCATCGGCCAGGCCTTCAGTGTGGCTTATCAGGAGTTCCTGCGTGCCAACGGCATCAACCCCGAGGACCTGAGTCAGAAGGAGTACAGCGACCTCCTCAACACGCAGGACATGTACAACGACGACCTCGTGCACTTCTCCAAGTCCGAGAACTGCAAAGAT GTTTACATAGAGAAACAGAAGGGGGAGATCCTTGGAGTGGTGATTGTAGAGTCTGGCTGGGGCTCCATCCTCCCCACAGTCATCATCGCTAACATGATGCATGCTGGGCCTGCGGAAAAATCCGGAAGGCTGAACATCGGAGACCAGATCATGTCTATTAATGGGACCAGTCTGGTGGGACTACCTCTCTCCACCTGCCAGAGTATCATCAAG GGACTGAAGAACCAGTCCAGGATCAAACTGAACATCGTCCGCTGCCCCCCGGTCACCACTGTCCTCATCAGACGACCAGACCTCAGATACCAGCTTGGCTTCAGCGTGCAGAACGGCATT ATTTGCAGCCTCATGAGAGGCGGGATAGCAGAAAGGGGCGGAGTCCGTGTTGGTCACCGCATCATCGAGATTAACAGCCAGAGTGTGGTGGCCACGCCCCACGAGAAGATTGTACACATTCTGTCCAGCGCTGTTGGCGAG ATCCACATGAAGACCATGCCAGCCGCCATGTACCGTCTGCTGACAGCCCAGGAGCAGCCCGTTTACATCTAA
- the apba1a gene encoding amyloid-beta A4 precursor protein-binding family A member 1 isoform X1: MSHQEAPPGQELIEAAEADLDRRLLDSQQLPSHRRRHDNSGRSRNHHNGHAGDGQQRYRRHEGSEGSGRPRASRRSPEEGGVEQQPIPRPAVTRYRRQGDTEARLRAQQQRQRQRERQQREAEQQREAEQQREAEQQREAEQRAEQPPQPPPQEPEEAEEDEEGGSALARSASTESGFHNHTDRAEGDAAMALEAEPEDEATYGLPLRPEAEEYTESAESQQHVGPADQAQDPPLPPPLPRDPLPNVERPARRDAEALNPSYANYVYAQPPYRGPGPEGQPRAEDQPYSEPYGDYAVQEHVYEEIPDTGGQTEGRTPQQQQRRSDFRLFERDSYRQQEAVGSRLHHYDERSDGESDSPEKEAEFAPYPRADSCDQEEDIDQIVAEVKESLSSHSLELQAAGLDGEQDGDEWPESEHHDRARADEGQDLEGKAGKGEELPANSPSEETASARNTRQKRDAISLAIKDIKEAIEEVKTRTVRSPYTPDEPKEPIWVMRQDLSPTVESLQPSLGGDSPGSDTASPQGAESSSSHPLLDDSLESSPANKETRRSIASFPTYVEVPGPCDPEDLIDGIIFAANYLGSTQLLSDKTPSKNVRMMQAQEAVSRIKTAQKLAKNRKKQAPEDEAQPMTEVDLFISTQRIKVLNADSQETMMDHPLRTISYIADIGNIVVLMARRRMPRSDSQENLEASDPAQDEKRQYKMICHVFESEDAQLIAQSIGQAFSVAYQEFLRANGINPEDLSQKEYSDLLNTQDMYNDDLVHFSKSENCKDVYIEKQKGEILGVVIVESGWGSILPTVIIANMMHAGPAEKSGRLNIGDQIMSINGTSLVGLPLSTCQSIIKGLKNQSRIKLNIVRCPPVTTVLIRRPDLRYQLGFSVQNGIICSLMRGGIAERGGVRVGHRIIEINSQSVVATPHEKIVHILSSAVGEIHMKTMPAAMYRLLTAQEQPVYI; this comes from the exons ATGAGCCACCAGGAGGCGCCACCGGGCCAGGAGCTGATCGAGGCGGCCGAGGCCGACCTGGACCGGCGGTTGCTCGACAGCCAGCAGCTTCCTTCCCACCGCAGACGCCATGACAACTCGGGCCGTTCTCGCAACCACCACAACGGGCACGCCGGAGACGGTCAGCAGCGGTACCGCAGACACGAGGGCTCGGAAGGGAGCGGACGCCCACGCGCCTCCCGCAGGAGTCCTGAAGAGGGCGGCGTGGAGCAGCAGCCCATCCCACGCCCCGCGGTGACACGCTACCGGCGACAGGGCGATACGGAGGCGCGGCTCAGGGCTCAGCaacagagacagaggcagagggAGCGGCAGCAGAGGGAGGCGGAGCAGCAGAGGGAGGCGGAGCAGCAGAGGGAGGCGGAGCAGCAGAGGGAGGCGGAGCAGAGGGCAGAGCAGCCTCCTCAGCCACCGCCACAGGAGCCCGAGGAGGCCGAAGAGGACGAGGAAGGAGGCAGCGCTCTGGCCCGCTCGGCCAGCACCGAGAGCGGCTTCCACAACCACACGGATCGGGCCGAGGGCGACGCGGCCATGGCCCTGGAGGCGGAGCCCGAGGACGAGGCCACGTACGGGCTCCCGCTGCGGCCCGAAGCCGAAGAGTACACGGAGAGCGCGGAGTCGCAGCAGCACGTGGGCCCGGCCGACCAGGCCCAGGACCCGCCCCtgcccccgcccctcccccgcgACCCCCTGCCCAACGTGGAGCGGCCGGCCAGGCGTGACGCCGAGGCGCTCAACCCCAGCTACGCCAACTACGTTTACGCCCAGCCGCCGTACCGCGGCCCGGGACCCGAGGGCCAGCCCCGGGCTGAGGACCAGCCCTATTCCGAACCTTACGGCGACTACGCCGTGCAGGAGCACGTGTACGAGGAGATCCCCGACACCGGCGGGCAGACGGAGGGCCGGACGCCGCAGCAGCAACAGAGGCGTAGCGACTTCCGCCTGTTCGAGCGCGACTCGTACCGACAGCAGGAGGCGGTGGGCTCGCGGCTGCACCACTACGACGAGCGCTCGGACGGCGAGTCGGACAGCCCCGAGAAGGAGGCGGAGTTTGCGCCGTACCCACGGGCCGACAGCTGCGACCAGGAGGAGGACATCGACCAGATCGTGGCGGAGGTGAAGGAGAGCCTGAGCTCACACAGCCTGGAGCTGCAGGCCGCCGGCCTGGACGGGGAGCAGGACGGGGACGAGTGGCCCGAGTCTGAGCACCACGACCGGGCCCGGGCCGACGAGGGCCAGGACCTGGAGGGTAAAGCGGGGAAAGGGGAGGAGCTTCCCGCGAACAGCCCCTCCGAGGAGACGGCGTCGGCCAGGAACACCCGACAGAAGAGGGACGCCATCTCTCTGGCCATCAAGGACATCAAGGAGGCCATCGAGGAGGTGAAGACCAGGACGGTGCGTTCTCCCTACACTCCTGATGAGCCAAAAGAGCCCATCTGGGTGATGAGGCAGGACCTGAGCCCCACAGTGGAGTCCCTGCAGCCGTCACTAGGGGGCGAT tccCCAGGTTCAGACACCGCCTCTCCACAGGGGGCGGAGTCTTCCAGTAGCCACCCTTTGCTGGATGACAGCCTTGAATCATCACCCGCCAACAAAGAG ACAAGAAGAAGCATAGCCTCATTCCCAACATATGTGGAAG TTCCTGGCCCTTGTGACCCGGAGGACCTCATTGATGGCATCATCTTCGCTGCCAACTACCTGGGATCCACGCAGCTGCTGTCGGACAAGACGCCTTCAAAGAACGTCCGCATGATGCAGGCCCAGGAGGCCGTGAGCCGGATCAAG ACGGCCCAGAAATTAGCCAAAAACAGGAAGAAG CAGGCCCCCGAGGACGAGGCCCAACCCATGACTGAGGTGGATCTCTTCATTTCCACTCAGAGAATCAAAGTGCTGAATGCTGACTCCCAG GAGACCATGATGGACCATCCTCTGAGGACCATCTCCTACATCGCAGACATCGGGAACATCGTGGTGCTGATGGCCCGGAGAAGAATGCCCCGGTCCGACTCCCAGGAGAACCTGGAGGCCTCCGACCCGGCCCAGGACGAGAAGCGGCAGTACAAGATGATCTGTCACGTGTTCGAGTCTGAAGAT GCACAGCTCATAGCTCAGTCCATCGGCCAGGCCTTCAGTGTGGCTTATCAGGAGTTCCTGCGTGCCAACGGCATCAACCCCGAGGACCTGAGTCAGAAGGAGTACAGCGACCTCCTCAACACGCAGGACATGTACAACGACGACCTCGTGCACTTCTCCAAGTCCGAGAACTGCAAAGAT GTTTACATAGAGAAACAGAAGGGGGAGATCCTTGGAGTGGTGATTGTAGAGTCTGGCTGGGGCTCCATCCTCCCCACAGTCATCATCGCTAACATGATGCATGCTGGGCCTGCGGAAAAATCCGGAAGGCTGAACATCGGAGACCAGATCATGTCTATTAATGGGACCAGTCTGGTGGGACTACCTCTCTCCACCTGCCAGAGTATCATCAAG GGACTGAAGAACCAGTCCAGGATCAAACTGAACATCGTCCGCTGCCCCCCGGTCACCACTGTCCTCATCAGACGACCAGACCTCAGATACCAGCTTGGCTTCAGCGTGCAGAACGGCATT ATTTGCAGCCTCATGAGAGGCGGGATAGCAGAAAGGGGCGGAGTCCGTGTTGGTCACCGCATCATCGAGATTAACAGCCAGAGTGTGGTGGCCACGCCCCACGAGAAGATTGTACACATTCTGTCCAGCGCTGTTGGCGAG ATCCACATGAAGACCATGCCAGCCGCCATGTACCGTCTGCTGACAGCCCAGGAGCAGCCCGTTTACATCTAA
- the apba1a gene encoding amyloid-beta A4 precursor protein-binding family A member 1 isoform X4, with product MSHQEAPPGQELIEAAEADLDRRLLDSQQLPSHRRRHDNSGRSRNHHNGHAGDGQQRYRRHEGSEGSGRPRASRRSPEEGGVEQQPIPRPAVTRYRRQGDTEARLRAQQQRQRQRERQQREAEQQREAEQQREAEQQREAEQRAEQPPQPPPQEPEEAEEDEEGGSALARSASTESGFHNHTDRAEGDAAMALEAEPEDEATYGLPLRPEAEEYTESAESQQHVGPADQAQDPPLPPPLPRDPLPNVERPARRDAEALNPSYANYVYAQPPYRGPGPEGQPRAEDQPYSEPYGDYAVQEHVYEEIPDTGGQTEGRTPQQQQRRSDFRLFERDSYRQQEAVGSRLHHYDERSDGESDSPEKEAEFAPYPRADSCDQEEDIDQIVAEVKESLSSHSLELQAAGLDGEQDGDEWPESEHHDRARADEGQDLEGKAGKGEELPANSPSEETASARNTRQKRDAISLAIKDIKEAIEEVKTRTVRSPYTPDEPKEPIWVMRQDLSPTVESLQPSLGGDSPGSDTASPQGAESSSSHPLLDDSLESSPANKETRRSIASFPTYVEVPGPCDPEDLIDGIIFAANYLGSTQLLSDKTPSKNVRMMQAQEAVSRIKAPEDEAQPMTEVDLFISTQRIKVLNADSQETMMDHPLRTISYIADIGNIVVLMARRRMPRSDSQENLEASDPAQDEKRQYKMICHVFESEDAQLIAQSIGQAFSVAYQEFLRANGINPEDLSQKEYSDLLNTQDMYNDDLVHFSKSENCKDVYIEKQKGEILGVVIVESGWGSILPTVIIANMMHAGPAEKSGRLNIGDQIMSINGTSLVGLPLSTCQSIIKGLKNQSRIKLNIVRCPPVTTVLIRRPDLRYQLGFSVQNGIICSLMRGGIAERGGVRVGHRIIEINSQSVVATPHEKIVHILSSAVGEIHMKTMPAAMYRLLTAQEQPVYI from the exons ATGAGCCACCAGGAGGCGCCACCGGGCCAGGAGCTGATCGAGGCGGCCGAGGCCGACCTGGACCGGCGGTTGCTCGACAGCCAGCAGCTTCCTTCCCACCGCAGACGCCATGACAACTCGGGCCGTTCTCGCAACCACCACAACGGGCACGCCGGAGACGGTCAGCAGCGGTACCGCAGACACGAGGGCTCGGAAGGGAGCGGACGCCCACGCGCCTCCCGCAGGAGTCCTGAAGAGGGCGGCGTGGAGCAGCAGCCCATCCCACGCCCCGCGGTGACACGCTACCGGCGACAGGGCGATACGGAGGCGCGGCTCAGGGCTCAGCaacagagacagaggcagagggAGCGGCAGCAGAGGGAGGCGGAGCAGCAGAGGGAGGCGGAGCAGCAGAGGGAGGCGGAGCAGCAGAGGGAGGCGGAGCAGAGGGCAGAGCAGCCTCCTCAGCCACCGCCACAGGAGCCCGAGGAGGCCGAAGAGGACGAGGAAGGAGGCAGCGCTCTGGCCCGCTCGGCCAGCACCGAGAGCGGCTTCCACAACCACACGGATCGGGCCGAGGGCGACGCGGCCATGGCCCTGGAGGCGGAGCCCGAGGACGAGGCCACGTACGGGCTCCCGCTGCGGCCCGAAGCCGAAGAGTACACGGAGAGCGCGGAGTCGCAGCAGCACGTGGGCCCGGCCGACCAGGCCCAGGACCCGCCCCtgcccccgcccctcccccgcgACCCCCTGCCCAACGTGGAGCGGCCGGCCAGGCGTGACGCCGAGGCGCTCAACCCCAGCTACGCCAACTACGTTTACGCCCAGCCGCCGTACCGCGGCCCGGGACCCGAGGGCCAGCCCCGGGCTGAGGACCAGCCCTATTCCGAACCTTACGGCGACTACGCCGTGCAGGAGCACGTGTACGAGGAGATCCCCGACACCGGCGGGCAGACGGAGGGCCGGACGCCGCAGCAGCAACAGAGGCGTAGCGACTTCCGCCTGTTCGAGCGCGACTCGTACCGACAGCAGGAGGCGGTGGGCTCGCGGCTGCACCACTACGACGAGCGCTCGGACGGCGAGTCGGACAGCCCCGAGAAGGAGGCGGAGTTTGCGCCGTACCCACGGGCCGACAGCTGCGACCAGGAGGAGGACATCGACCAGATCGTGGCGGAGGTGAAGGAGAGCCTGAGCTCACACAGCCTGGAGCTGCAGGCCGCCGGCCTGGACGGGGAGCAGGACGGGGACGAGTGGCCCGAGTCTGAGCACCACGACCGGGCCCGGGCCGACGAGGGCCAGGACCTGGAGGGTAAAGCGGGGAAAGGGGAGGAGCTTCCCGCGAACAGCCCCTCCGAGGAGACGGCGTCGGCCAGGAACACCCGACAGAAGAGGGACGCCATCTCTCTGGCCATCAAGGACATCAAGGAGGCCATCGAGGAGGTGAAGACCAGGACGGTGCGTTCTCCCTACACTCCTGATGAGCCAAAAGAGCCCATCTGGGTGATGAGGCAGGACCTGAGCCCCACAGTGGAGTCCCTGCAGCCGTCACTAGGGGGCGAT tccCCAGGTTCAGACACCGCCTCTCCACAGGGGGCGGAGTCTTCCAGTAGCCACCCTTTGCTGGATGACAGCCTTGAATCATCACCCGCCAACAAAGAG ACAAGAAGAAGCATAGCCTCATTCCCAACATATGTGGAAG TTCCTGGCCCTTGTGACCCGGAGGACCTCATTGATGGCATCATCTTCGCTGCCAACTACCTGGGATCCACGCAGCTGCTGTCGGACAAGACGCCTTCAAAGAACGTCCGCATGATGCAGGCCCAGGAGGCCGTGAGCCGGATCAAG GCCCCCGAGGACGAGGCCCAACCCATGACTGAGGTGGATCTCTTCATTTCCACTCAGAGAATCAAAGTGCTGAATGCTGACTCCCAG GAGACCATGATGGACCATCCTCTGAGGACCATCTCCTACATCGCAGACATCGGGAACATCGTGGTGCTGATGGCCCGGAGAAGAATGCCCCGGTCCGACTCCCAGGAGAACCTGGAGGCCTCCGACCCGGCCCAGGACGAGAAGCGGCAGTACAAGATGATCTGTCACGTGTTCGAGTCTGAAGAT GCACAGCTCATAGCTCAGTCCATCGGCCAGGCCTTCAGTGTGGCTTATCAGGAGTTCCTGCGTGCCAACGGCATCAACCCCGAGGACCTGAGTCAGAAGGAGTACAGCGACCTCCTCAACACGCAGGACATGTACAACGACGACCTCGTGCACTTCTCCAAGTCCGAGAACTGCAAAGAT GTTTACATAGAGAAACAGAAGGGGGAGATCCTTGGAGTGGTGATTGTAGAGTCTGGCTGGGGCTCCATCCTCCCCACAGTCATCATCGCTAACATGATGCATGCTGGGCCTGCGGAAAAATCCGGAAGGCTGAACATCGGAGACCAGATCATGTCTATTAATGGGACCAGTCTGGTGGGACTACCTCTCTCCACCTGCCAGAGTATCATCAAG GGACTGAAGAACCAGTCCAGGATCAAACTGAACATCGTCCGCTGCCCCCCGGTCACCACTGTCCTCATCAGACGACCAGACCTCAGATACCAGCTTGGCTTCAGCGTGCAGAACGGCATT ATTTGCAGCCTCATGAGAGGCGGGATAGCAGAAAGGGGCGGAGTCCGTGTTGGTCACCGCATCATCGAGATTAACAGCCAGAGTGTGGTGGCCACGCCCCACGAGAAGATTGTACACATTCTGTCCAGCGCTGTTGGCGAG ATCCACATGAAGACCATGCCAGCCGCCATGTACCGTCTGCTGACAGCCCAGGAGCAGCCCGTTTACATCTAA